One Clostridium estertheticum DNA segment encodes these proteins:
- a CDS encoding ABC transporter ATP-binding protein → MGNLESIISIKDLYMSYGSSKVLNGINLEIPRGQIIGYIGTNGAGKSTTIKIMLGILEGYEGTVEILGQDISNGSIEYKKKIGYVPELADIYENLTASEYISFLGEIYGLEEKKLIERAKKMMGLFGIKVVINARISSYSKGMKQKLLIICSLIHNPDILFFDEPLSGLDANSVMVFKEVMKTLAKQGKTIFYSSHIMDVVEKVSDRILLLNNGRIVADGSFEELKNNQKEGSLEEIFNQLTGFNEHTAIAEEFVSLVCEV, encoded by the coding sequence ATGGGAAATTTAGAAAGTATAATATCAATTAAAGATTTATATATGAGCTATGGGAGTAGTAAGGTACTAAATGGAATAAATTTAGAAATTCCTAGAGGACAGATAATAGGATATATAGGGACCAATGGCGCTGGTAAAAGTACAACTATAAAAATAATGCTGGGGATATTAGAAGGTTACGAGGGAACAGTAGAAATACTAGGACAAGATATAAGTAATGGAAGCATAGAGTATAAAAAGAAAATAGGTTATGTACCTGAGCTTGCAGATATATATGAAAACTTAACTGCTTCTGAGTATATAAGCTTTTTAGGTGAAATATATGGATTAGAAGAGAAAAAACTTATTGAGAGAGCAAAAAAAATGATGGGTTTGTTTGGAATTAAGGTTGTTATAAATGCCAGAATATCCTCATATTCAAAAGGTATGAAACAAAAGCTACTTATAATATGTAGTTTGATTCATAATCCAGATATATTATTTTTTGATGAGCCTTTAAGTGGACTAGATGCTAATAGTGTTATGGTGTTTAAAGAGGTTATGAAGACTCTTGCAAAGCAAGGTAAAACAATATTTTATTCTTCCCACATAATGGATGTTGTAGAAAAGGTAAGTGATAGAATATTACTTTTGAATAATGGACGAATAGTTGCGGATGGAAGTTTTGAAGAGCTTAAGAATAATCAGAAGGAAGGTTCACTTGAAGAAATATTCAATCAGCTAACAGGATTCAATGAGCATACAGCCATTGCTGAAGAATTTGTTTCTTTGGTTTGCGAGGTGTAA
- a CDS encoding GntR family transcriptional regulator, producing the protein MTISVNKMPLATWVALNIGSEYIMFDREMHVPLYIQLKEELTSKIKEGTWEIDSQIPTEIKLMEDYKVGRATVRQAVSLLENQGYLYKKQGIGTFVGRVQPSLGFEPLISLSFSLKARGINQKNIIVDNRTITPDKKLLNIMKWKEVKDCYYMKRIRYAEGIPIAVEHSYFKDEYKEALNKYDLSGSVAKIIIEDLKLNIVKVNQIIELKVPTKQEIEELKLEKNIKLLNMQRWIYIDGLEDPFFYLNFIVPENIYSFPIENL; encoded by the coding sequence ATGACAATAAGTGTTAATAAGATGCCACTTGCCACGTGGGTGGCACTAAATATAGGAAGTGAATATATAATGTTTGATAGAGAAATGCATGTTCCATTATACATACAACTTAAGGAAGAATTAACTAGTAAGATTAAAGAAGGCACCTGGGAGATAGATTCGCAAATCCCCACGGAAATAAAACTTATGGAGGATTACAAGGTTGGTAGAGCTACTGTAAGGCAGGCTGTATCCTTACTTGAAAATCAAGGGTATTTATATAAGAAACAGGGAATAGGGACTTTTGTAGGTAGAGTACAGCCATCGCTGGGATTTGAACCGCTTATAAGTTTATCATTCTCATTAAAAGCTCGAGGGATAAATCAAAAGAATATTATTGTAGATAACAGAACAATTACGCCAGATAAAAAACTTTTAAATATTATGAAGTGGAAAGAAGTGAAGGACTGCTATTATATGAAAAGGATAAGGTATGCAGAGGGTATACCTATTGCTGTGGAGCATTCTTATTTTAAAGATGAATATAAAGAGGCGCTTAATAAATATGACCTTAGTGGATCTGTGGCAAAAATTATAATTGAAGATTTAAAACTTAATATTGTGAAGGTAAATCAAATTATTGAACTTAAAGTACCAACAAAACAAGAAATTGAAGAACTTAAGCTTGAAAAAAATATAAAACTTTTGAATATGCAGAGATGGATTTATATTGATGGTCTAGAAGATCCATTTTTCTATTTAAATTTTATTGTTCCAGAAAATATATATTCTTTTCCTATAGAAAACTTATAA
- a CDS encoding SH3 domain-containing protein, which translates to MDILDKPYDHVVIFDKWGTYNGTYGAFTYESTPDCIYGGIQGTKKYFISMNEINKGYLPGRYVNIGEDTVAPAPSLPNVGNFAQISKVDYAANFRATSSQSSAIIGTIPKSTIIYLIDYSSGWYQVNYNGQVGWVSSTLITLVPTGKYVTLIYAYQLNIRNSPTITGAIVGILIQKQYAEVTGYSSDGNWLKININGIQGYASRKYLNYIQ; encoded by the coding sequence ATGGATATTCTGGACAAGCCATATGATCATGTTGTAATTTTTGATAAATGGGGCACTTATAATGGAACTTATGGGGCTTTTACATATGAATCAACTCCAGACTGCATTTATGGTGGAATACAGGGTACTAAAAAATATTTCATTAGTATGAATGAAATAAATAAAGGTTATTTACCTGGTAGATATGTAAACATAGGAGAAGATACCGTTGCTCCAGCTCCATCACTACCAAATGTTGGTAATTTTGCTCAAATATCAAAGGTTGATTATGCTGCAAATTTTAGAGCTACTTCATCACAAAGCTCTGCTATAATTGGTACTATACCGAAAAGTACTATTATTTATTTAATAGATTATTCCTCCGGCTGGTACCAAGTTAATTACAATGGTCAGGTAGGCTGGGTATCTTCTACCTTAATAACATTAGTTCCTACTGGTAAATATGTAACATTAATTTATGCTTATCAATTAAACATAAGAAACAGTCCAACAATAACAGGTGCAATAGTAGGTATTCTAATACAAAAGCAATATGCAGAAGTTACAGGTTATTCAAGTGATGGTAACTGGCTAAAAATAAACATAAACGGTATTCAAGGGTATGCTTCTAGAAAATATTTAAATTATATACAATAA
- a CDS encoding NAD(P)/FAD-dependent oxidoreductase — translation MKKYDVIVLGGGPAGLSAAIASFDKGMNTLIIEREKRLGGILKQCIHDGFGLIEFKEKLTGPEYAEKFIKVVMEKNIPLLLNTFVIGVEKADSGFQLTAVNSKNGVEKIWTRSLILASGCRERTAKQVFINGTRPAGIFSAGTAQHLVNIEGYLPCKNCVILGSGDIGLIMARRLTLEGAKVLGVYEAKSTPSGLSRNIAQCLNDFNIPLHISTTITRVIGDDRVKAVEIARVDDKMKPIKGTEKIIQCDGVILSVGLIPENEIAEMLGVNFDNATKGPVVDQNFMTTVEGVFSCGNALHVNDLVDYVSESGKLAGENAGDYVVGTPARKFIDVKMIGSDFLYVVPQQIDVNSINKDVVLYFRSRDVRDNMKVTIKSGENILFSKRYMKLKPPEMERAHLHLEGDFASGKVEIFMEGF, via the coding sequence ATGAAGAAATATGACGTTATAGTTTTGGGTGGTGGTCCTGCTGGTCTTTCAGCTGCCATAGCATCTTTTGATAAGGGCATGAACACTTTAATAATTGAAAGAGAGAAAAGACTAGGCGGAATTCTAAAACAGTGCATTCACGATGGCTTTGGATTAATTGAGTTTAAAGAAAAATTAACTGGTCCAGAGTATGCAGAAAAATTTATAAAAGTAGTTATGGAAAAGAATATTCCACTGCTTTTGAATACCTTTGTTATCGGGGTAGAAAAAGCAGATTCAGGTTTTCAACTTACTGCGGTAAATTCAAAAAATGGTGTGGAAAAAATATGGACTAGATCATTAATTCTAGCCAGTGGATGTAGGGAAAGAACTGCTAAACAGGTTTTTATAAATGGTACAAGGCCTGCAGGAATTTTTTCAGCAGGAACTGCTCAACATTTAGTAAATATTGAAGGGTATCTACCTTGCAAGAATTGTGTGATTTTAGGCAGTGGAGATATTGGTCTTATAATGGCAAGAAGACTTACCTTAGAAGGTGCAAAGGTATTGGGAGTTTATGAGGCGAAAAGTACTCCGTCTGGGCTGTCCAGAAATATTGCTCAATGCTTAAATGACTTTAATATACCCCTCCATATATCAACTACTATAACAAGGGTAATTGGAGATGACAGGGTAAAAGCAGTGGAAATAGCTCGGGTAGATGATAAAATGAAGCCTATTAAAGGCACAGAAAAAATCATACAATGTGATGGAGTAATACTTTCAGTGGGCTTAATACCTGAAAATGAAATAGCAGAAATGCTAGGAGTTAATTTCGATAATGCTACCAAAGGTCCTGTGGTAGACCAGAATTTCATGACCACCGTGGAAGGTGTGTTTTCTTGTGGAAATGCACTGCATGTAAACGATTTAGTAGATTATGTTTCTGAAAGTGGAAAACTTGCGGGAGAAAATGCTGGTGATTATGTTGTGGGAACTCCTGCTCGAAAATTTATAGATGTAAAAATGATTGGGAGTGATTTTTTATATGTTGTGCCTCAACAAATTGATGTAAATTCTATAAATAAGGATGTAGTTTTGTATTTTAGGTCTAGGGATGTTAGAGATAATATGAAAGTTACCATTAAATCAGGAGAAAATATATTATTTTCAAAAAGATATATGAAGCTTAAACCACCAGAAATGGAAAGGGCTCATTTGCATTTAGAAGGCGATTTTGCAAGTGGCAAGGTAGAAATTTTCATGGAAGGGTTTTAA
- a CDS encoding DUF975 family protein → MAPYILSDNPCIGRNRALELSYKMTDGDKMNMWTLDLSFIGLYLLGCIY, encoded by the coding sequence ATGGCACCTTATATTTTGTCAGACAATCCATGCATTGGCCGCAATCGTGCACTAGAATTAAGTTATAAAATGACTGACGGTGATAAAATGAATATGTGGACATTAGATCTTTCATTTATTGGGTTGTATTTATTGGGTTGTATTTATTAG
- a CDS encoding manganese efflux pump MntP family protein → MSIGQFIITFFSILILALTLSADDFSVGVAYGLFKIRITLKSLIILVLGSATSTYGAMLIGRFIFTSMPGYITAWLSSIILATIGCKMLYNGWKGESDESEVLKDEPKRKVAFWETYIVGLGLGVDDFAQAFGLSLAGFPIILTVLLLETAEVIAILTGNYLAFKGLSKKVNGKLSIIPGIVLILVALYQILF, encoded by the coding sequence ATGAGTATTGGCCAATTTATAATAACTTTTTTTTCAATCTTGATTTTGGCTTTAACATTAAGCGCTGATGATTTTTCAGTTGGTGTAGCATATGGTCTTTTTAAGATCCGAATAACATTAAAATCATTGATCATATTGGTGCTAGGGTCTGCAACATCTACTTATGGCGCAATGCTAATAGGTAGATTCATATTTACTTCCATGCCTGGCTATATAACTGCTTGGTTAAGTTCAATTATCTTAGCTACCATTGGATGTAAAATGCTTTACAATGGTTGGAAAGGAGAAAGCGATGAATCTGAAGTTTTAAAGGACGAGCCAAAAAGAAAAGTTGCTTTCTGGGAAACTTATATAGTGGGTTTGGGGCTAGGGGTTGATGACTTTGCACAAGCCTTTGGTTTATCATTAGCAGGCTTTCCAATTATTTTAACTGTATTATTATTGGAAACTGCAGAAGTGATTGCAATTTTAACCGGTAACTATTTAGCTTTCAAAGGATTGTCAAAAAAGGTTAATGGAAAATTATCTATAATACCAGGTATAGTTCTAATCTTGGTGGCGCTATATCAGATATTATTTTAA
- a CDS encoding DUF1667 domain-containing protein, with protein MESFTCILCPNGCSVSVEKVGQEYEVKGNKCPKGREFAINEIVDPRRSVCSTIKTTFEKVPRLPVRTNGEVPLEAIFNVMAEINSKYLDMPVHAGDVVIENVGDTGVNVIATSDLYYLLGEE; from the coding sequence ATGGAAAGCTTTACATGTATATTATGCCCTAACGGGTGTAGCGTATCAGTTGAAAAGGTGGGGCAGGAATATGAGGTAAAAGGAAATAAATGCCCTAAGGGAAGGGAATTTGCAATAAACGAAATCGTGGATCCAAGAAGAAGCGTATGTTCAACAATAAAGACCACATTTGAAAAAGTCCCAAGATTACCGGTAAGAACAAATGGAGAAGTTCCATTAGAAGCCATTTTTAATGTAATGGCTGAGATAAACTCAAAATATCTTGACATGCCAGTGCATGCGGGAGATGTGGTAATAGAAAATGTGGGTGATACAGGTGTAAATGTAATTGCAACTTCTGATTTGTACTATTTACTGGGGGAGGAATAG
- a CDS encoding YitT family protein, translating to MINFINKNIIKNIFFILVGSLISSLAINLFISKAKLLSGGASGISLIIQYLYKFPAGYSILLLNIPLLMLSYKFLNKRFTILTFIGTISFSLFLILTAPLKAVIDTNDTLLLCLYGGALNGIGIGIVFSNHGSAGGLNIISALIKVKYDNFKIGQISFCINIIIVGIATFFFGVTSALYTIAAMFITAEVTDRIVIGIGTQKLVLIITAKEKEICSGILYKMHRGVTYLYGEGAYTGKHEKILFCTVPLHEIPELKLIVKEIDNDAFMITVDASEVRGKGFKNDLI from the coding sequence ATGATTAATTTTATAAACAAAAACATTATTAAAAATATTTTTTTTATACTAGTAGGAAGTTTGATATCTTCACTTGCAATTAATCTGTTTATATCCAAAGCAAAACTTTTAAGTGGTGGTGCTTCTGGCATATCATTAATTATCCAGTATTTATATAAATTTCCCGCTGGATATTCCATATTGTTATTAAATATTCCATTATTAATGTTAAGCTATAAATTTCTTAACAAACGATTTACTATTCTTACATTTATAGGTACAATCTCATTTTCATTGTTTTTAATTTTAACCGCTCCCCTAAAAGCAGTGATTGACACAAACGATACATTGTTATTATGCTTGTATGGTGGAGCATTAAATGGAATTGGCATAGGAATAGTTTTCAGCAATCACGGTTCCGCAGGAGGACTCAATATTATTTCAGCTCTTATAAAAGTGAAGTATGATAACTTTAAAATAGGGCAAATATCCTTTTGTATTAATATTATAATTGTTGGTATCGCTACATTCTTTTTTGGAGTAACCAGTGCATTATATACTATAGCTGCTATGTTTATAACGGCAGAAGTTACTGATAGAATAGTAATTGGAATTGGCACACAAAAATTAGTTCTTATTATTACTGCAAAAGAAAAAGAAATTTGTAGTGGAATCTTGTATAAAATGCACAGAGGAGTTACTTACCTATATGGGGAGGGTGCCTATACTGGTAAGCATGAAAAAATATTATTTTGCACAGTGCCACTCCATGAGATCCCTGAATTGAAATTAATTGTTAAAGAAATAGACAATGATGCTTTTATGATAACAGTTGATGCTTCTGAAGTAAGGGGAAAGGGTTTTAAGAACGATTTAATATAG
- a CDS encoding MATE family efflux transporter, producing MIKLYSNEKSYFKTMLAIAIPVSIQSLFQASLSVIDQFMVGQLGEEAIATVGLGSRFPFLFLITLSAVGCTTSIMISQYWGKKDNKNIANVIGGNLLLGMIITITFSLISLIFSKQVLGLYTNDMKIVTLGSKYLIINAASYIPMLLIMVYASVLRSTGHVKSPMYAGVFAVVLNTLLNYLLIFGNFGFPELGFLGTAYATTITRFLEAVLLIVFMYVNNYPGAYKIRDLCNISSVFMKKILTIARPLLINEFMWALGETMYSIVYGRMGTSEVASMTLTYPIQSLSIGLFAGVSSAAGIMIGNKLGLGENELAFKYSKKFIKMGIIGSAVFGVLLIACSNLYISVFNITSDLKECTFKLLVMFSIVLWIKVSNMIIGGGILRSGGKTKYTLYLDMIGTWCIGVPIGFVSAFVLKLPVHWVYLIISSEEFVRFIIGLKIMHSRKWMDNLTEVNLKVMIEEVL from the coding sequence ATGATCAAACTATATTCTAATGAAAAGTCATATTTCAAAACAATGCTAGCAATAGCCATACCAGTTTCTATTCAAAGTTTATTTCAAGCTTCTTTAAGTGTTATTGATCAATTTATGGTAGGACAATTGGGAGAGGAAGCAATTGCAACTGTTGGACTCGGATCTAGGTTTCCGTTCCTTTTTCTAATAACTTTATCAGCTGTGGGCTGCACAACATCTATTATGATATCTCAGTATTGGGGTAAAAAGGATAATAAAAATATAGCAAATGTAATTGGAGGAAATCTACTATTAGGAATGATTATAACCATAACATTTTCTTTGATTTCGCTAATATTTTCAAAACAAGTATTAGGACTATATACTAATGATATGAAAATAGTTACACTAGGAAGTAAGTATCTTATAATTAATGCAGCTTCGTATATACCAATGCTTTTAATAATGGTTTATGCATCAGTTCTAAGAAGTACAGGTCATGTTAAATCTCCAATGTATGCAGGAGTATTTGCTGTAGTTTTAAATACTTTATTAAATTACTTGCTTATATTTGGTAATTTTGGATTTCCTGAATTAGGCTTTCTAGGCACAGCATATGCTACAACTATTACTAGATTTCTTGAAGCAGTGTTACTTATAGTCTTTATGTATGTTAATAATTATCCAGGCGCATATAAAATAAGGGATCTGTGTAATATTTCATCTGTATTTATGAAAAAAATCCTTACTATAGCTCGCCCACTGTTAATAAATGAATTTATGTGGGCTCTAGGCGAAACTATGTATTCAATTGTATACGGAAGAATGGGAACCTCAGAAGTTGCCTCAATGACCTTGACTTATCCTATTCAAAGCTTAAGTATAGGTTTATTTGCAGGTGTGAGTAGTGCAGCGGGAATTATGATAGGAAACAAATTAGGGCTTGGAGAAAATGAACTTGCTTTTAAATATTCAAAGAAATTCATTAAAATGGGTATTATAGGTTCAGCCGTTTTTGGTGTTTTATTAATAGCTTGTTCAAACTTATATATTTCTGTATTTAATATAACTAGTGATCTGAAGGAGTGTACATTTAAGTTATTAGTTATGTTTAGCATAGTTTTATGGATTAAAGTATCAAATATGATTATAGGTGGTGGAATCTTAAGAAGTGGTGGAAAAACTAAATATACACTTTATTTAGATATGATTGGAACCTGGTGCATTGGGGTTCCTATAGGTTTTGTTTCAGCCTTTGTTTTAAAACTACCAGTCCACTGGGTTTATTTAATAATTTCAAGTGAAGAATTTGTAAGATTTATTATTGGTCTTAAAATAATGCATTCAAGGAAATGGATGGACAATTTAACAGAAGTGAATCTAAAAGTTATGATAGAAGAAGTCCTTTAA
- a CDS encoding FGGY-family carbohydrate kinase, with product MSSNGGYILTLDCGTQSVRAILFDDSGSIIGKEKVEFEPYFSKEPGWAEQDPDVFWNNCCIACKTLKIKQPNDFKKIIGVTVTTQRDTGVIVDSEGKPLRPAIIWLDQRMAKCEEPLAFYDNALFKTIRMDKTIEMTRRKAKSNWIIENEPELWERTHKYLLLSGYFIFKLTGKFADSIASQIGHIPFDYKNQCWPKSKVSYRWKMFGIEREKLYDLVQPGEIISGVTANAAVDTGIKEGTPVIAAGSDKGCETLGVGCLDPSTASMSFGTTATVQITSDSYMEPLQFMPPYPASRPGYYNPEVEIFRGYWMISWFKKEFCAREVVEAKERGISPESILNEKLNDIPPGSQGLILQPFWGPGLKMLEAKGSLIGFGDVHTRAHIYRAIIEGINYALIEGLEKIEKKSKVKVKTVIVSGGGSQSDAICQITADMFNRTVLRGQTYETSGLGAAINGFVGLKIFKSYEEAVSNMVHYTSTFRPDSENTEIYRKLYKKVYCKIYPKLESLFKEIKKITNYPNI from the coding sequence ATGAGTAGTAATGGGGGCTATATTTTAACTCTTGATTGTGGTACTCAAAGTGTACGAGCAATACTATTTGATGATAGTGGAAGCATAATTGGGAAAGAAAAGGTGGAATTTGAACCCTATTTTTCTAAGGAGCCGGGCTGGGCAGAACAAGATCCAGATGTATTTTGGAATAATTGTTGCATTGCCTGTAAAACCTTAAAAATCAAACAACCCAATGACTTTAAAAAAATTATTGGAGTTACAGTTACAACTCAAAGGGATACAGGAGTTATAGTTGATAGTGAAGGTAAACCACTAAGACCTGCAATAATATGGCTGGACCAAAGAATGGCAAAATGTGAAGAGCCGCTGGCATTTTATGATAATGCTCTTTTTAAGACTATTAGAATGGATAAGACAATTGAGATGACAAGAAGAAAAGCAAAGTCCAATTGGATAATAGAAAATGAGCCAGAATTATGGGAAAGAACACATAAATATCTTTTATTATCAGGCTATTTTATTTTTAAACTAACTGGTAAATTTGCAGATTCTATAGCAAGTCAGATTGGTCATATACCCTTTGATTATAAAAACCAATGTTGGCCAAAATCTAAAGTCAGTTACAGGTGGAAAATGTTCGGAATAGAAAGGGAAAAACTATATGATTTAGTCCAGCCTGGAGAAATAATTTCTGGTGTTACAGCTAATGCAGCTGTGGATACAGGAATTAAAGAAGGCACACCGGTTATAGCAGCAGGCTCAGATAAAGGCTGTGAAACACTGGGAGTAGGGTGCCTAGATCCTTCTACTGCCAGCATGAGTTTTGGAACTACTGCCACTGTTCAGATTACTTCAGATTCCTATATGGAGCCTCTTCAGTTTATGCCACCTTATCCTGCATCTAGACCAGGATATTACAATCCTGAGGTGGAAATATTTAGAGGATATTGGATGATAAGTTGGTTTAAAAAAGAGTTTTGTGCTAGAGAAGTGGTAGAGGCTAAAGAAAGGGGAATATCTCCGGAGAGTATACTTAATGAAAAATTAAACGATATTCCTCCAGGATCTCAAGGGCTTATACTTCAGCCATTTTGGGGGCCGGGGCTCAAGATGCTGGAGGCCAAGGGTTCACTTATTGGATTTGGGGATGTTCATACTAGAGCCCATATCTATAGAGCAATAATAGAAGGAATAAATTATGCCCTAATTGAAGGACTGGAAAAGATAGAGAAGAAATCTAAAGTAAAAGTAAAAACAGTAATAGTTTCTGGTGGGGGTTCCCAAAGTGATGCTATATGCCAAATAACTGCTGATATGTTTAATAGAACTGTGCTTCGCGGACAAACTTATGAAACTTCTGGACTTGGCGCAGCAATAAATGGATTTGTGGGGCTGAAAATATTTAAAAGTTATGAAGAGGCGGTAAGCAATATGGTTCATTATACTAGTACCTTTAGGCCGGATAGTGAGAATACAGAAATATACAGAAAACTATATAAAAAAGTATACTGCAAAATATATCCAAAGCTAGAAAGTTTGTTCAAGGAAATAAAAAAAATTACTAACTATCCTAATATATAA
- a CDS encoding NAD(P)/FAD-dependent oxidoreductase, whose amino-acid sequence MSISLHRLENDIRKKVSLDVHLREWHSSIMLEGTVSTWDGLIIAGKMCTKRGYKGVVNRIRVNNLEIPEMRKPRLCDNFLNGKKFDVLIIGGGITGSAIARELSKWKLTILLVDKEEDLAMHASSRNDGMIHPGIESKIGSKRAIFNVRGNEMYTRISEELNVPIIRCGSSILYDNKWLAMAKPVLNIRAKKMGVIGARFLSADEVLKREPNIAVPIAGAIHFDTTGVTSPYKMTVAYAENAVENGAEVSLNTVVLSIKKNNEKIIGVETNRGTVIPKVVINAAGVFADKIADMVDDQFFSIHPRKGEIIFLDKKKGRLINGVIAKPSLALTSGNTKGGGIVKTVDGNVLIGPDAYEQPFTEDFTTNMNNINALMKKHFPIIKGLSPADVITYCAGIRAATYEEDFVIERSECVGNLVYAAGIQSPGFASAPAIAEEIEKIACKVLSEVMEVKAKENWKPRRKAIPDLSKMDYETRSKIIKENPSYGEIVCRCEGTSKGEIIDAINSLVPVYTVDGIKRRVRAGMGRCQGGFCLPTVMNILCDETGLPMTAITKKGNISNILVEETKNSAAYEVNINEEI is encoded by the coding sequence TTGAGTATTAGTTTGCATCGACTTGAAAATGATATAAGAAAGAAAGTATCTTTAGATGTTCACCTTCGTGAATGGCATTCTTCTATTATGCTAGAAGGTACAGTTTCAACTTGGGATGGATTAATTATTGCAGGGAAAATGTGTACAAAGCGTGGCTACAAAGGGGTAGTAAACAGAATTAGGGTTAACAATTTAGAAATTCCAGAAATGAGAAAACCGAGACTTTGTGATAATTTTCTAAATGGTAAAAAATTTGATGTACTTATAATTGGTGGGGGAATAACAGGCTCCGCCATAGCAAGAGAACTTTCTAAATGGAAGCTTACAATTTTACTTGTGGACAAGGAAGAGGATTTGGCAATGCATGCTTCTTCTAGGAATGATGGCATGATACATCCAGGTATTGAGAGTAAAATAGGGTCTAAAAGAGCTATATTTAATGTTAGAGGCAATGAAATGTATACTAGAATTTCTGAGGAATTGAATGTACCCATTATCAGATGTGGTTCTAGTATTCTATACGATAATAAATGGCTAGCAATGGCGAAACCTGTGCTAAATATACGAGCTAAAAAAATGGGGGTTATTGGGGCCAGGTTTTTATCAGCGGATGAAGTACTTAAAAGAGAACCAAATATTGCAGTGCCAATTGCTGGAGCTATTCATTTTGATACTACAGGAGTAACGTCTCCCTACAAGATGACAGTGGCCTATGCAGAAAATGCAGTGGAGAATGGTGCTGAAGTTTCACTTAATACTGTGGTACTTTCAATCAAAAAGAATAATGAAAAGATTATAGGTGTAGAAACAAATAGGGGAACTGTAATTCCAAAAGTAGTTATTAATGCTGCTGGCGTTTTTGCAGATAAAATCGCAGATATGGTAGACGATCAATTCTTTTCTATACACCCAAGAAAAGGAGAGATAATTTTTCTTGATAAAAAGAAGGGAAGACTTATTAACGGAGTTATAGCAAAACCAAGTTTAGCTTTGACGTCGGGAAATACTAAGGGTGGAGGAATAGTAAAAACAGTAGATGGAAATGTGTTAATTGGCCCAGATGCCTATGAGCAACCCTTTACTGAAGATTTTACAACTAACATGAATAATATAAATGCATTAATGAAAAAACATTTTCCTATAATAAAGGGGCTTAGTCCAGCAGATGTAATTACCTATTGCGCTGGCATAAGAGCTGCTACTTATGAAGAGGATTTTGTCATTGAAAGGTCTGAATGCGTTGGAAATCTAGTATATGCAGCGGGAATTCAATCTCCAGGTTTTGCCTCAGCACCTGCAATAGCAGAAGAAATAGAAAAGATAGCTTGCAAAGTTTTATCAGAGGTTATGGAAGTTAAGGCGAAAGAAAACTGGAAGCCTAGAAGAAAAGCTATTCCAGATTTAAGTAAAATGGATTATGAAACCAGAAGCAAAATAATCAAAGAAAATCCTTCCTACGGTGAAATTGTTTGTAGATGTGAGGGAACAAGTAAGGGTGAAATAATAGATGCAATTAACTCGCTAGTACCAGTTTATACTGTAGATGGAATTAAGAGAAGAGTAAGAGCCGGTATGGGAAGATGCCAAGGTGGTTTCTGCCTTCCAACTGTTATGAATATACTATGTGACGAGACGGGTTTACCTATGACAGCTATTACAAAGAAAGGAAATATCTCAAATATATTAGTAGAAGAAACAAAAAACAGTGCTGCATATGAGGTGAATATAAATGAAGAAATATGA
- a CDS encoding GNAT family N-acetyltransferase: MEKMDLKNGKEVIIREASKEDAKFMIDFYNVVGGETDFLSFGKNEFVKNLNDYKDFLENTRKEDNSIILLAEIDNKIIGIATINSSPKARFKHVGEFGIVIAEQYCELGLGRKLLDYLIVWANANGITKKISLVTSENNYRAMELYKKVGFEVEGILKKDNYVNGVYGNTIMMGLIL; this comes from the coding sequence ATGGAAAAAATGGATTTAAAAAATGGGAAAGAAGTTATTATAAGAGAGGCTTCAAAAGAAGATGCAAAGTTCATGATAGATTTTTATAATGTAGTTGGTGGAGAAACAGATTTTCTTTCCTTTGGGAAAAATGAATTTGTGAAAAATTTAAATGATTATAAGGATTTTTTAGAAAATACCCGTAAGGAAGATAATTCAATAATATTGCTTGCAGAAATTGATAATAAAATAATAGGTATAGCCACAATTAATTCTAGTCCAAAGGCTAGATTTAAGCACGTGGGAGAATTTGGAATAGTAATAGCAGAGCAATATTGTGAACTAGGACTAGGTAGAAAACTTTTAGATTATCTTATAGTGTGGGCAAATGCAAATGGCATCACTAAAAAAATAAGCCTTGTAACTAGTGAAAATAATTATAGAGCCATGGAGTTATATAAGAAAGTTGGATTTGAAGTAGAAGGCATACTTAAAAAAGATAATTATGTAAATGGAGTTTATGGTAATACAATTATGATGGGCTTGATTCTTTAA